The Lysobacter enzymogenes genome window below encodes:
- a CDS encoding peptide-N4-asparagine amidase — MPARPAPAPTRAARRRARLSALALALLCLNAAPALAADEFGSDWDDPRTADPPVARPHTRSCTVEILDTAFADFEWHLGNVAPPAACPGPWSKVVLEMDGQVKGVQYDRLGHLEIGGVTVFSTSTPEPSRDGIGWHVEKDLSGYAALLKTPQQVRMALGNVVNDTYTGVIYVQARVVFYNADRRNPAADSADAVAPLANARRDGGDLVGDYTLPANATRWVGEVYATGSGGGCEEFWYFTAPPEANYSCTAQHGPYREVQVLIDGRVAGIAMPYPHIYTGGWSNPFLWYVLPAPRAFNIEPIRYDLTPFIGLVGDGRAHEVRFRVANLPDGASGWTLQPNLQAWTDARRGVTGGRLLSYELTPLAAQSKYSATPDGTFQVDTRGGHRLRASGYVDTSKGREYTTVERIVGNNGLHSWGADENPDGIKAQWNDTETVSRLGRGLPTVSTFAQRFGFDGAISVTPSGSAQRIVTTMKIFDHADRLQTPGLGQPALAQVKRNTFEGEAGWNYGVPRPERHATGHSVQRHRSYGTQGCYDHEISQRNGFIDVDRYSCGKP; from the coding sequence ATGCCCGCACGCCCCGCTCCCGCCCCGACCCGCGCCGCGCGCCGCCGCGCGCGCCTGTCCGCGCTCGCCCTGGCCCTGCTGTGCCTGAACGCCGCGCCGGCGCTGGCCGCCGACGAATTCGGCAGCGACTGGGACGACCCGCGCACCGCCGACCCGCCGGTCGCGCGGCCGCACACGCGCAGCTGCACGGTCGAGATCCTCGACACCGCGTTCGCCGACTTCGAATGGCACCTCGGCAACGTCGCCCCGCCCGCGGCCTGCCCCGGCCCGTGGAGCAAGGTGGTGCTGGAAATGGACGGACAGGTCAAAGGCGTGCAGTACGACCGCCTCGGCCATCTCGAAATCGGCGGCGTCACCGTGTTTTCGACCAGCACGCCGGAGCCCTCGCGCGACGGCATCGGCTGGCATGTGGAGAAGGACCTCAGCGGCTACGCCGCGTTGCTGAAGACGCCGCAGCAGGTGCGCATGGCGCTCGGCAACGTGGTCAACGACACCTACACCGGGGTGATCTACGTGCAGGCGCGGGTCGTGTTCTACAACGCCGACCGCCGCAACCCCGCCGCCGACAGCGCCGATGCGGTCGCGCCGCTGGCCAACGCGCGCCGCGACGGCGGCGACCTGGTCGGCGACTACACCTTGCCGGCCAACGCCACGCGCTGGGTCGGCGAGGTCTACGCCACCGGTTCCGGCGGCGGCTGCGAGGAGTTCTGGTATTTCACCGCGCCGCCGGAAGCGAACTATTCCTGCACCGCCCAGCACGGGCCGTACCGCGAAGTGCAGGTGCTGATCGACGGCCGCGTCGCCGGCATCGCCATGCCGTATCCGCACATCTACACCGGCGGCTGGTCGAACCCGTTCCTGTGGTACGTGCTGCCGGCGCCGCGCGCGTTCAACATCGAGCCGATCCGCTACGACCTCACGCCCTTCATCGGCCTGGTCGGCGACGGCCGCGCGCATGAAGTCCGGTTCCGCGTCGCCAACCTGCCCGACGGCGCTTCGGGCTGGACCTTGCAGCCGAACCTGCAAGCCTGGACCGACGCGCGCCGCGGCGTCACCGGCGGGCGCCTGCTGAGCTACGAACTGACGCCGCTGGCGGCGCAATCGAAGTACAGCGCGACCCCGGACGGAACCTTCCAGGTCGACACCCGCGGCGGCCACCGCCTGCGCGCGAGCGGCTACGTCGATACGTCAAAGGGCCGCGAATACACCACGGTCGAACGCATCGTCGGCAACAACGGCCTGCACAGCTGGGGCGCGGACGAGAACCCCGACGGAATCAAGGCGCAATGGAACGACACCGAAACCGTCAGCCGGCTAGGGCGCGGCCTGCCGACCGTGTCGACGTTCGCCCAGCGTTTCGGCTTCGACGGCGCGATCAGCGTGACGCCGTCGGGCAGCGCGCAGCGCATCGTCACCACGATGAAGATCTTCGACCACGCCGACCGGCTGCAAACGCCGGGGCTGGGCCAGCCGGCGCTGGCGCAGGTCAAGCGCAACACGTTCGAAGGCGAAGCCGGCTGGAATTACGGCGTGCCGCGGCCGGAGCGGCATGCGACGGGGCATTCGGTCCAGCGCCATCGCAGCTATGGCACGCAGGGCTGCTACGACCACGAGATTTCTCAGCGCAACGGGTTCATCGACGTGGATCGGTATAGTTGCGGCAAGCCGTAA
- the oxyR gene encoding DNA-binding transcriptional regulator OxyR yields MNLRDLKYLVALADHKHFGRAAAASFVSQPTLSTQIKKLEDELGVSLVERAPRRVMLTPVGRDIAERARKVIADVEQMSEIARRSQDPEAGTVRLGLFPTLGPYLLPHVVPNLRKRFPRLELLLVEEKTDQILARLRDGRLDAGLLALPIHDDQLHVEPLFDEPFMLAVPQQHPMAARDALDLHDLDDQHLLLLEEGHCLRDQALDVCRMAGADERDGFRATSLETLRQMVAAGVGITLLPTLAVQPPVPNSPDIRLLRFNGKAPHRQIGMLWRRSSAMSEFLMQLADELRKLPAALLQPPGNPTGKRKPAAGAR; encoded by the coding sequence ATGAACCTTCGAGACCTCAAATATCTGGTCGCCCTCGCCGATCACAAGCACTTCGGCCGCGCCGCCGCGGCCAGCTTCGTGAGCCAGCCCACGCTTTCGACCCAGATCAAGAAACTCGAGGACGAGCTCGGCGTCTCGCTGGTCGAACGCGCGCCGCGGCGGGTGATGCTGACCCCGGTCGGGCGCGACATCGCCGAGCGCGCGCGCAAGGTCATCGCCGATGTCGAGCAGATGAGCGAGATCGCGCGCCGCAGCCAGGATCCGGAGGCCGGCACGGTGCGGCTGGGCCTGTTCCCGACCCTCGGCCCTTACCTGTTGCCGCATGTGGTGCCGAACCTGCGCAAGCGCTTCCCGCGCCTGGAGCTGCTGCTGGTCGAGGAAAAGACCGACCAGATCCTCGCCCGCCTGCGCGACGGCCGCCTCGACGCCGGCCTGCTGGCGCTGCCGATCCACGACGACCAGTTGCACGTCGAACCGCTGTTCGACGAACCCTTCATGCTGGCGGTGCCGCAGCAGCATCCGATGGCCGCGCGCGACGCGCTGGACCTGCACGATCTCGACGACCAGCACCTGCTGCTGCTCGAAGAAGGCCACTGCCTGCGCGACCAGGCCCTCGACGTATGCCGCATGGCCGGCGCCGACGAACGCGACGGCTTCCGCGCGACCAGCCTGGAAACGCTGCGGCAGATGGTCGCCGCCGGCGTCGGCATCACCTTGCTGCCTACGCTCGCGGTGCAGCCGCCGGTGCCGAACTCGCCCGACATCCGCCTGCTGCGCTTCAACGGCAAGGCGCCGCACCGGCAGATCGGCATGCTGTGGCGGCGCAGTTCGGCGATGTCGGAGTTCCTGATGCAGTTGGCCGACGAGTTGCGCAAGCTGCCGGCCGCGCTGTTGCAGCCGCCCGGCAACCCCACCGGCAAGCGCAAGCCGGCCGCGGGCGCGCGGTGA
- a CDS encoding nucleoside deaminase → MSPKIPNPLTRQVQLLLPDWIDAAVDRTRIYASDEEKVALAIELSRRNVELATGGPFGAAVFDGHGRVVGVGVNRVVPQNCSVAHAEMMAFMCAQTAVSQFRLNELGPMTLATSAQPCCMCYGASFWAGINNLLIGARSEDVMRLTEFDEGPLPADWIGELERRGIAVRRDLEREAACEVLRKYGESGVSY, encoded by the coding sequence ATGAGTCCGAAAATCCCCAACCCGCTGACCCGGCAGGTGCAGTTGCTGCTGCCGGACTGGATCGACGCCGCGGTCGACCGCACCCGCATCTACGCCAGCGACGAGGAAAAGGTCGCGCTGGCGATCGAGCTGTCGCGGCGCAACGTCGAGCTCGCCACCGGCGGCCCGTTCGGCGCGGCGGTGTTCGACGGCCACGGCCGCGTGGTCGGCGTCGGCGTCAACCGGGTCGTGCCGCAGAACTGCTCGGTCGCCCACGCCGAGATGATGGCGTTCATGTGCGCGCAGACCGCGGTCAGCCAGTTCCGCCTCAACGAACTCGGGCCGATGACCCTGGCCACCTCGGCCCAGCCGTGCTGCATGTGCTACGGCGCCAGCTTCTGGGCCGGCATCAACAACCTGCTGATCGGCGCGCGCTCGGAAGACGTGATGCGCCTGACCGAGTTCGACGAAGGCCCGCTGCCGGCGGACTGGATCGGCGAGCTGGAACGCCGCGGCATCGCCGTGCGCCGCGACCTCGAGCGCGAGGCCGCGTGCGAGGTGCTGCGCAAGTACGGCGAGAGCGGCGTTTCGTACTGA
- a CDS encoding DMT family transporter, whose translation MNASVATPSSNNAPLLQMLLGASVISSSAVFVRWVGIGPGASAFWRMALAAIILLVLLGRPWRPGRLRTWRPQPRVLALVMLGAVFLAFDLWMWHRSIVYVGVGLSTLLANFQVFVLAGAGALFLGERAGWKLWVGLCLGLVGLGLLLAPGWEHMDARFRLGVFFGLAAALAYGGFLLAFRAAQARRGETPNEALQWWLCMGCVLVLGLTVPLGGETMWPQTAHDWLILTAYAAIAQVLGWLVIGRAMPLLPAGIVGLCLLLQPLLAYVWDVLIFHKQLGGLELLGIALSLAGIFLGLARGDQPLFARKPS comes from the coding sequence ATGAACGCCTCCGTCGCCACGCCTTCGTCCAACAACGCGCCGCTGTTGCAGATGCTGCTCGGCGCCAGCGTCATCAGCAGCTCGGCGGTGTTCGTGCGCTGGGTCGGGATCGGCCCGGGCGCTTCGGCGTTCTGGCGCATGGCCCTGGCCGCGATCATTCTGCTGGTGCTGCTCGGCCGGCCGTGGCGGCCCGGACGCCTGCGCACATGGCGGCCGCAGCCGCGGGTGCTGGCGCTGGTGATGCTCGGCGCGGTGTTCCTGGCCTTCGACCTGTGGATGTGGCACCGCTCGATCGTCTACGTCGGCGTCGGCCTGTCGACCTTGCTGGCGAATTTCCAGGTGTTCGTGCTGGCCGGCGCCGGTGCGCTGTTCCTCGGCGAACGCGCCGGCTGGAAGCTGTGGGTCGGGCTGTGCCTGGGCCTGGTCGGGCTCGGCCTGCTGCTGGCGCCGGGCTGGGAGCACATGGACGCGCGCTTCCGCCTCGGCGTGTTCTTCGGCCTCGCCGCGGCGCTGGCCTACGGCGGTTTCCTGCTCGCCTTCCGCGCCGCCCAGGCGCGCCGCGGCGAGACCCCGAACGAGGCGCTGCAATGGTGGCTGTGCATGGGCTGCGTGCTGGTGCTCGGCCTGACCGTGCCGCTCGGCGGCGAGACCATGTGGCCGCAGACCGCGCACGACTGGCTGATCCTGACCGCCTATGCCGCGATCGCCCAGGTGCTCGGCTGGCTGGTCATCGGCCGGGCGATGCCGCTGCTGCCGGCCGGCATCGTCGGCCTGTGCCTGCTGTTGCAGCCGCTGCTGGCGTATGTGTGGGACGTGCTGATCTTCCATAAGCAGCTTGGCGGGCTGGAACTGCTCGGCATCGCGCTGTCGCTGGCCGGCATCTTCCTCGGCCTGGCGCGCGGCGATCAGCCGCTGTTCGCGCGCAAGCCGTCTTGA
- a CDS encoding DUF2007 domain-containing protein yields the protein MRVVYEAAHLIDAHLVRHALEDAGIPVFLRGEALIGGMGELPLFGAVQVCVPDAAWAQADGVVRELALGDPPAEPDPYAAMPPPAWLPA from the coding sequence ATGCGAGTCGTCTACGAAGCCGCCCATCTGATCGACGCCCATCTGGTCCGCCATGCGCTGGAAGACGCCGGCATTCCGGTGTTCCTGCGCGGCGAGGCGCTGATCGGCGGGATGGGCGAGCTGCCGCTGTTCGGCGCGGTCCAGGTGTGCGTGCCGGATGCGGCCTGGGCGCAGGCCGACGGCGTGGTCCGGGAACTGGCCCTGGGCGACCCGCCGGCCGAACCGGACCCGTACGCGGCGATGCCGCCGCCGGCGTGGCTGCCGGCCTGA
- the rlmM gene encoding 23S rRNA (cytidine(2498)-2'-O)-methyltransferase RlmM — protein sequence MTDSALFCLCRAGFEPELAAELSERAALAGHPGYARTQRNSGYVEFVLEDAAAASRALPWSKLIFARQKLVRLADLRGLDPSDRIAPMLAALDAVGGAGLNVSMFGELWVEHPDSDEGKPLAGLARSFGNALRPALRKAGWLSKNDDPRRPRLHVVFLAGDHAVLAMSEPHDSAPWPLGIPRLKMHPDAPSRSALKLEEALLTLLDPDERERRVRDNMQAADLGAAPGGWTWVLMRNGMKVTSVDNGPLRQALLDSGRVDHLRADGFTWQPKRTLDWMVCDMVESPARVAERMATWFRENWCRQAIFNLKLPMKKRWEETRVCLEAFEHQAHRPLIVRARQLYHDREEITVFATTR from the coding sequence ATGACCGACTCCGCCCTGTTCTGCCTGTGCCGCGCCGGGTTCGAACCCGAGCTCGCCGCCGAACTGAGCGAACGCGCTGCGCTCGCCGGCCACCCCGGCTACGCGCGCACCCAGCGCAACAGCGGCTACGTCGAGTTCGTGCTCGAAGACGCGGCCGCCGCCTCGCGCGCGCTGCCGTGGTCGAAGCTGATCTTCGCCCGGCAGAAGCTGGTGCGGCTGGCCGACCTGCGCGGGCTGGACCCGAGCGACCGGATCGCGCCGATGCTGGCCGCGCTCGACGCGGTCGGCGGCGCCGGCCTCAACGTGTCGATGTTCGGCGAATTGTGGGTCGAGCATCCCGACTCCGACGAAGGCAAACCGCTGGCAGGCCTCGCGCGCAGCTTCGGCAACGCGCTGCGCCCGGCGCTGCGCAAGGCCGGCTGGCTCAGCAAGAACGACGACCCGCGCCGGCCGCGCCTGCACGTGGTGTTCCTGGCCGGCGACCACGCGGTGCTGGCGATGTCCGAACCGCACGACAGCGCGCCGTGGCCGCTCGGCATCCCGCGCCTGAAGATGCACCCCGACGCGCCGAGCCGCTCCGCGCTGAAGCTCGAAGAAGCGCTGCTGACCCTGCTCGACCCGGACGAGCGCGAGCGCCGCGTGCGCGACAACATGCAGGCCGCCGACCTCGGCGCCGCGCCGGGCGGCTGGACCTGGGTGCTGATGCGCAACGGCATGAAGGTCACTTCGGTCGACAACGGCCCGCTGCGCCAGGCCCTGCTCGACAGCGGCCGGGTCGACCACCTGCGCGCCGACGGCTTCACCTGGCAGCCCAAGCGCACGCTCGACTGGATGGTCTGCGACATGGTCGAGTCGCCGGCGCGCGTGGCCGAGCGCATGGCCACCTGGTTCCGCGAGAACTGGTGCCGGCAGGCGATCTTCAACCTCAAGCTGCCGATGAAGAAGCGCTGGGAAGAAACCCGCGTGTGCCTGGAAGCGTTCGAGCATCAGGCGCACCGGCCGCTGATCGTGCGCGCGCGCCAGCTGTATCACGACCGCGAGGAGATCACGGTGTTCGCGACGACGCGTTGA
- a CDS encoding nucleoside deaminase, translated as MKIWKMFTQAELALPDWIDAAVDRSRRYLSDEDQVALAVDLSRRNLAQRTGGPFGAAVFDIHGHVVAVGVDCAAAQDCPMAHAETMAFLCAQRTIRHSRLGGMAGKTLAVSAQPCGMCCGASVLAGIGTMLIGARRQDVVRLAGIDDGPVPADWAEELQRRGIVVRRDIHREAACEVLRQYGESGAAR; from the coding sequence ATGAAGATCTGGAAGATGTTCACCCAAGCGGAACTGGCGCTGCCGGATTGGATCGACGCCGCGGTCGACCGCTCGCGCCGCTACCTCAGCGATGAGGATCAGGTCGCGCTGGCCGTGGATCTGTCGCGGCGCAACCTCGCGCAGCGCACCGGCGGCCCGTTCGGCGCGGCGGTGTTCGACATCCACGGGCACGTGGTCGCGGTCGGCGTCGACTGCGCTGCGGCGCAGGATTGCCCGATGGCCCACGCCGAGACGATGGCCTTCCTGTGCGCGCAGCGCACGATCCGGCATTCCCGGCTCGGCGGCATGGCCGGCAAGACCCTGGCCGTCTCGGCGCAGCCGTGCGGCATGTGCTGCGGCGCCAGCGTCCTGGCCGGCATCGGCACGATGCTGATCGGCGCGCGCAGGCAGGACGTGGTGCGTCTGGCCGGGATCGACGACGGCCCGGTGCCGGCGGACTGGGCCGAGGAGTTGCAACGACGCGGCATCGTCGTGCGCCGCGACATCCATCGCGAGGCGGCCTGCGAAGTGCTGCGACAATACGGCGAGAGCGGCGCAGCGCGCTGA
- a CDS encoding glutamine--tRNA ligase/YqeY domain fusion protein yields the protein MSADPSRLAPEHPSDAAPAQKQDFVRQIVRDDLASGKHQTVRTRFPPEPNGYLHIGHAKAICLDFGVAREFGGRCNLRFDDTNPAKEDPEYVEAIQDDVRWLGFEWAELRHASDYFDLFYLAAQKLIRQGDAFVCDLSAEEVRAYRGSLNEPGRNSPYRDRSVEENLDLFARMRAGEFADGARTLRAKIDMSSGNINLRDPALYRIKKVAHQNTGDAWPIYPMYDFAHSLSDSCEGITHSLCTLEFEDHRPLYDWCVSKVDLPNSPELLAPLLAKGLPNEAAIPRQIEFSRANLNFTVMSKRKLMVLVQEKLVDGWDDPRMPTLQGIRRRGYTPASIRLWAERLGVSKQNSVIDYSVLEGCLREDLDAAAARRMAVVDPLKLVITNLDDAHEESLHFSNHPKDESFGSRQVPFSNQLWIEREDFEEVPPKGFKRLIPGGEVRLRGAGILRCDEVVKDDSGKIVELRGTLDPESRPGMAGADRKIKGTIHWVSARHAVEAEIRLYDRLFDVAAPDDDSDGKTYQDHLNPNSRRTVVGYVEPSAAQAAPEQAFQFERVGYFVADRYDHRADKPVFNRAVTLRDTWASKE from the coding sequence ATGTCCGCCGATCCGTCCCGCCTTGCCCCCGAACATCCCAGCGATGCCGCCCCCGCGCAGAAGCAGGATTTCGTCCGTCAGATCGTTCGCGACGACCTGGCCAGCGGCAAGCACCAAACGGTGCGCACGCGCTTCCCGCCCGAGCCCAACGGCTACCTGCACATCGGCCACGCCAAGGCGATCTGCCTGGACTTCGGCGTCGCCCGCGAGTTCGGCGGCCGCTGCAACCTGCGCTTCGACGACACCAACCCGGCCAAGGAAGACCCCGAGTACGTCGAGGCGATCCAGGACGACGTGCGCTGGCTCGGCTTCGAGTGGGCCGAACTGCGCCACGCCTCGGATTACTTCGACCTGTTCTACCTGGCCGCGCAGAAGCTGATCCGCCAGGGCGACGCCTTCGTCTGCGACCTCAGCGCCGAGGAAGTGCGCGCCTACCGCGGCAGCCTCAACGAGCCGGGCCGCAATTCGCCGTACCGCGACCGCAGCGTCGAGGAGAACCTCGACCTGTTCGCGCGCATGCGCGCCGGCGAGTTCGCCGACGGCGCGCGCACCCTGCGCGCCAAGATCGACATGAGCTCGGGCAACATCAACCTGCGCGACCCGGCGCTGTACCGGATCAAGAAGGTCGCCCACCAGAACACCGGCGACGCCTGGCCGATATATCCGATGTACGACTTCGCCCACTCGCTCAGCGATTCCTGCGAGGGCATCACCCACTCGCTGTGCACGCTGGAGTTCGAAGACCACCGTCCGCTGTACGACTGGTGCGTGAGCAAGGTCGACCTGCCGAATTCGCCGGAGCTGCTGGCGCCGCTGCTGGCCAAGGGCCTGCCGAACGAAGCCGCGATTCCGCGCCAGATCGAATTCTCGCGCGCCAACCTCAACTTCACCGTGATGAGCAAGCGCAAGCTCATGGTGCTGGTGCAGGAAAAGCTCGTCGACGGCTGGGACGACCCGCGCATGCCGACCCTGCAGGGCATCCGCCGCCGCGGCTACACCCCGGCGTCGATCCGGCTGTGGGCCGAGCGCCTGGGCGTGAGCAAGCAGAACTCGGTGATCGACTACTCGGTGCTGGAAGGCTGCCTGCGCGAAGACCTCGACGCGGCCGCGGCGCGGCGCATGGCGGTCGTCGATCCGCTCAAGCTGGTCATCACCAACCTCGACGACGCGCACGAGGAATCGCTGCACTTCTCCAACCACCCGAAGGACGAAAGCTTCGGCTCGCGCCAGGTGCCGTTCTCGAACCAGCTGTGGATCGAGCGCGAGGACTTCGAGGAAGTCCCGCCGAAGGGCTTCAAGCGCCTGATCCCCGGCGGCGAAGTGCGCCTGCGCGGCGCCGGCATCCTGCGCTGCGACGAAGTGGTCAAGGACGACAGCGGCAAGATCGTCGAACTGCGCGGCACGCTGGATCCCGAATCGCGTCCCGGCATGGCCGGCGCCGACCGCAAGATCAAGGGCACCATCCACTGGGTCAGCGCGCGCCATGCGGTCGAGGCGGAAATCCGCTTGTACGACCGCCTGTTCGACGTCGCCGCGCCGGACGACGACAGCGACGGCAAGACCTACCAGGACCATCTGAATCCGAATTCGCGCCGCACCGTCGTCGGCTACGTCGAGCCGTCGGCCGCGCAGGCCGCGCCGGAGCAGGCGTTCCAGTTCGAACGCGTCGGCTACTTCGTCGCCGACCGCTACGACCACCGCGCCGACAAGCCGGTGTTCAACCGCGCGGTGACCCTGCGCGATACCTGGGCGAGCAAGGAATGA
- a CDS encoding adenine phosphoribosyltransferase, which yields MSDSLVPIQRLIRSVADFPKPGVTFRDVTPLLADAGGFARCIDALAEPWQGSGVQAVCGIESRGFIFGAALAQKLHAGFVPLRKPGKLPPPLVTVEYELEYGRDSLQARSDALKPGERTLIVDDVLATGGTLAAARELVERLDAVLVGASVLIELPALNGRARWSGEAPVHSLLRY from the coding sequence ATGAGCGATTCCCTGGTCCCGATCCAACGCCTGATCCGCAGCGTCGCGGATTTCCCCAAACCCGGCGTCACCTTCCGCGACGTGACCCCGCTGCTGGCCGATGCCGGCGGCTTCGCCCGCTGCATCGACGCGCTGGCCGAGCCCTGGCAGGGCAGCGGCGTGCAGGCGGTGTGCGGGATCGAATCGCGCGGCTTCATCTTCGGCGCGGCGCTGGCGCAGAAGCTGCACGCGGGCTTCGTGCCGCTGCGCAAGCCCGGCAAGCTGCCGCCGCCGCTGGTGACGGTGGAGTACGAACTGGAATACGGGCGCGACAGCCTGCAAGCGCGCAGCGATGCGCTCAAGCCGGGCGAGCGCACCTTGATCGTCGACGATGTGCTGGCGACCGGCGGCACCCTGGCGGCGGCGCGCGAGCTGGTCGAGCGTCTGGATGCGGTGCTGGTCGGCGCCAGCGTGCTGATCGAATTGCCGGCGTTGAACGGGCGCGCGCGCTGGAGCGGCGAGGCGCCGGTGCATTCGTTGCTGCGTTATTGA
- a CDS encoding DJ-1/PfpI family protein, giving the protein MTQRIVAVMIDRPADWEYGPLLGAAHAWFGIDVVSVSLDAAPLTTMGGLSLQPQRRLDELDPADAELWVVPGSPLWDEAPAPAAIVAALRARAAAGGAIAGICGGTRALAAAGLLNERGHTSNEPGYLDAVPGYRGQAHYREQACVSAGGIVTAPGSAPVSFAEACLRLVVPEQADGIAQMRGMFAREFA; this is encoded by the coding sequence ATGACCCAGCGCATCGTCGCAGTGATGATCGACCGTCCCGCCGATTGGGAATACGGCCCGTTGCTCGGCGCCGCGCACGCGTGGTTCGGCATCGACGTGGTCAGCGTCAGCCTCGACGCCGCGCCGCTGACCACGATGGGCGGGCTGAGCCTGCAGCCGCAGCGGCGCCTCGACGAGCTCGATCCGGCCGACGCCGAACTGTGGGTCGTGCCCGGCAGCCCGCTGTGGGACGAAGCGCCGGCGCCGGCGGCGATCGTCGCGGCGCTGCGCGCGCGCGCCGCGGCCGGCGGCGCGATCGCCGGCATCTGCGGCGGCACCCGCGCGCTGGCCGCGGCCGGGCTGTTGAACGAGCGCGGCCACACCAGCAACGAACCCGGCTACCTCGATGCGGTGCCCGGCTACCGCGGGCAAGCGCATTACCGCGAACAGGCCTGCGTCAGCGCCGGCGGCATCGTGACCGCGCCCGGCAGCGCGCCGGTGTCCTTCGCCGAAGCGTGCCTGCGCCTGGTGGTGCCTGAGCAGGCGGACGGGATTGCGCAGATGCGCGGAATGTTCGCGCGCGAGTTCGCTTGA
- the msrA gene encoding peptide-methionine (S)-S-oxide reductase MsrA has product MPGIGAFKQRMPQREDALSGRATPMPLHNAHFVTGAKLRDAYPGLARVQFGLGCFWGAERKFWSLPGVAVTAVGYSGGYTPNPTYREVCSGQTGHTEAVLVVYDSAKIGFDDLLKVFWESHDPTQGMRQGNDAGTQYRSAIYCEDDSQYQAALASRDAFQAKLREAGFGEITTEITAPPAPEFYYAEDDHQQYLAKNPGGYCGLGGTGVSCPVGLG; this is encoded by the coding sequence ATCCCCGGTATTGGCGCGTTCAAGCAGCGCATGCCGCAGCGCGAAGACGCGCTGTCGGGCCGCGCGACGCCGATGCCCTTGCACAACGCCCACTTCGTCACCGGCGCCAAGCTGCGCGATGCGTATCCGGGATTGGCGCGGGTGCAGTTCGGCCTGGGCTGTTTCTGGGGCGCGGAACGCAAGTTCTGGTCGCTGCCCGGCGTGGCGGTCACCGCGGTCGGCTATTCCGGCGGCTACACCCCGAACCCGACCTATCGCGAAGTGTGCAGCGGCCAGACCGGCCACACCGAAGCCGTGCTGGTGGTCTACGATTCGGCCAAGATCGGCTTCGACGACTTGCTGAAGGTGTTCTGGGAAAGCCACGACCCGACCCAGGGCATGCGCCAGGGCAACGACGCCGGCACCCAGTACCGCTCGGCGATCTACTGCGAGGACGACAGCCAGTACCAGGCCGCGCTGGCCAGCCGCGACGCGTTCCAGGCCAAGCTGCGCGAGGCCGGTTTCGGCGAGATCACCACCGAAATCACCGCGCCGCCGGCGCCGGAGTTCTATTACGCCGAGGACGATCACCAGCAGTATCTGGCGAAGAATCCGGGCGGTTATTGCGGGCTCGGCGGCACCGGGGTGAGTTGTCCGGTGGGGTTGGGCTGA